A single genomic interval of Oryctolagus cuniculus chromosome 19, mOryCun1.1, whole genome shotgun sequence harbors:
- the LOC127489218 gene encoding uncharacterized protein has translation MEGLTAFTSEEEVLDGYQVLRVLGQGGFGLVILAYHWESRTQVAVKVVENGGQHSCSFQQLCTEAEIMKGLHHPHIIQLLQVRHTTERGYIFMECAVRGDLRCYMVERGYLLDGEIRQLFKQILSAVHYCHSQHMVHRDLKLENLLLDAHLNIKLSDFGLSCKLAGGERLKNLCGTFAYCAPEEFLGEEFCGYKADAWSVGVILYAMVAGSLPFVGEDFVELRAAILSGYYRIPHYGNPELCNLVDSLLTRDPEARPTVADIMGHPWLHAGHGAAGTSDEFLFLPQEQEGWEFPWGLCPPLWLHEWDDPLPPVPCWGISQQQGFSIPEIHGQSQVEPAVPPQGPEALSSLEDLGFQLGHQAGSLPPRLQASALCPGLQQDHSKGKPMPQAIPGAQSCPILQCLQGHSGCNSRARECAALSSQPLVLAEGQSGQTPCHGTPSVSSSESCRTDRSQRAVWTRSPAACAVLSQDALSSLSTTLSTSSSEADMEVRSGSQGASEEQSIPGMQQQEKETGTSDTQARKGKGRLGIGRRVIQCFSWMCCVLPAPEESP, from the coding sequence ATGGAAGGCCTCACCGCCTTCACCAGTGAGGAGGAGGTCCTGGATGGGTACCAGGTCCTCAGGGTCCTCGGCCAGGGCGGTTTTGGGCTGGTGATCCTGGCCTATCATTGGGAAAGCAGGACCCAGGTGGCTGTGAAGGTTGTGGAGAATGGTGGCCAGCACTCCTGCAGCTTCCAGCAGTTGTGCAcagaagcagaaataatgaaGGGGCTGCATCACCCTCACATCATTCAACTACTGCAGGTCAGGCACACCACAGAGAGGGGCTACATTTTCATGGAGTGCGCAGTCAGGGGGGACCTTAGATGTTACATGGTAGAACGAGGGTACCTACTGGATGGAGAGATTCGTCAGCTATTTAAACAAATTCTATCTGCTGTGCATTACTGCCATTCGCAGCACATGGTGCACAGGGATTTAAAGTTAGAAAACCTGCTTCTCGACGCCCACCTAAACATTAAGTTGAGCGATTTCGGTCTCAGCTGCAAACTGGCTGGTGGAGAGCGCCTGAAGAATCTGTGCGGGACCTTTGCATACTGTGCACCCGAGGAATTCTTAGGTGAGGAGTTCTGCGGGTACAAGGCTGATGCCTGGAGTGTGGGCGTGATCCTGTACGCCATGGTGGCAGGCTCACTGCCTTTTGTTGGAGAGGATTTTGTGGAGCTGCgggcagccatcctgtctggaTACTACAGAATCCCCCACTATGGAAACCCAGAGCTGTGTAACCTGGTGGACAGCTTACTGACCCGGGACCCTGAGGCCAGGCCCACAGTGGCAGACATCATGGGCCACCCATGGCTCCATgcaggacatggagcagctggaaccagtgacgagtttctgtttcttccacAGGAGCAGGAAGGATGGGAATTCCCATGGGGCCTCTGCCCTCCACTGTGGCTTCATGAATGGGATGACCCCTTGCCCCCTGTGCCATGCTGGGGGATCTCCCAACAGCAGGGCTTCAGCATCCCAGAAATACATGGGCAGAGCCAAGTGGAGCCTGCAGTACCTCCTCAGGGTCCTGAAGCTCTAAGCTCCCTTGAGGACCTGGGATTCCAGCTGGGCCATCAagcaggctccctgccacccaggctccaAGCCAGTGCCTTGTGCCCAGGACTTCAGCAGGATCACAGCAAAGGGAAGCCCATGCCTCAGGCCATCCCCGGTGCTCAGAGCTGTCCCATTCTCCAGTGCCTCCAGGGACACtcaggctgcaacagcagagcccGTGAGTGTGCTGCTCTCAGCTCCCAACCACTGGTGCTTGCAGAAGGCCAGTCGGGGCAGACTccttgccatgggactcccagTGTGAGCAGCAGTGAGTCCTGCAGGACAGACAGGTCCCAACGGGCCGTGTGGACAAGGAGCCCCGCTGCCTGTGCAGTCCTCAGCCAGGatgctctgtcctctctctccaccACACTGAGCACCAGCAGCAGTGAGGCTGATATGGAAGTCAGGAGCGGCTCCCAGGGTGCCTCAGAGGAACAGAGCATCCCAGGAATGCAGCAGCAGGAGAAGGAGACAGGGACCTCAGACACGCAAGCCAGAAAGGGCAAGGGGCGCCTGGGGATTGGCAGGAGGGTCATCCAATGCTTCAGCTGGATGTGTTGTgtcctgccagccccagaggaaagCCCTTGA